In a single window of the Nicotiana tomentosiformis chromosome 8, ASM39032v3, whole genome shotgun sequence genome:
- the LOC138897820 gene encoding uncharacterized protein, with the protein MVDEGSGACTIHPRFLTHMRLNDKIVPRYITLTDFSNAVERTSEKITLLVLAGGVSLKTTFYIMDQDTAYNAIMGQPWIHPMRAVPSNLYQVIKFLTPWGIFSIREEHRTYRECYRISMDNTTTQQKKEKENEA; encoded by the coding sequence ATGGTAGATGAAGGAAGTGGAGCGTGCACCATCCATCCTCGATTCCTCACACATATGAGACTCAATGATAAGATAGTGCCACGTTACATTACATTAACCGATTTTAGCAATGCAGTTGAACGGACTTCGGAAAAAATCACACTTCTCGTTCTCGCCGGCGGAGTATCTCTAAAGACGACATTCTATATCATGGACCAGGACACCGCATACAATGCCATCATGGGACAACCATGGATACACCCCATGAGAGCCGTTCCGTCCAATTTATACCAAGTGATCAAATTTCTAACACCttggggaatattcagcatacgagAGGAACATCGTACATACCGGGAATGCTACCGAATTTCCATGGACAACACGACAActcaacaaaagaaagaaaaggaaaatgaagCATAG